The genomic DNA GGAGTAAGTATTGTTTTATCCCCTCCTACAAGTCattttttaaaagattataaTCCCCTCATTGTTATCCCATATGAAACAAACCTAGGATTATGGAAAATTTAAAGGACTATATTCAATCTCAAGTACTATCCGACAAAATAAACATAGGAATAAAGTTTGAAATGATTATATTCCAATACTTACACTTAAGTACTATCCGACAAAACAAACATAGGATAaagttttaaataattatatttcaatCTCATATGAAACAAACTTAGAATATGATTATTTAATtcataaaactaattttgatGGAATTAATTATCTGCGATTATATCCCACGAAACAAACATGGACTAAGTCTCTAACAAACAAAAACAAGGAGGGAGTGATATATTATCTTCAAAACGTGCATCTATACAAGTGGTTTGCTAGACTTGCGGAGAACCATGTTAATTGGTTATCATGACCTTGAATTTACTTTACCTTGTTAAGATATGGACTCAACTGAAGCTGTAGTGAGCACAAAAGGACAAGCTTTGAGTTGTTAGATCTTGCTGTCTTTTTTCATTTTTCTCTTTTGGTTAGAAAATGTAGTGCATGAACCTAGGATAGTGGAATTACTATTGGACTAGATATTAAACATCTATGGAACAAGTTTTTAAAGAAAATGAAATAAAGAGATAAAAGTACTTTATTCTATTTTTGAAGTGAAAATGTGTCAAATGTGTATCCATAATCCTTTTGTTTCTTTTAAAACTTTAGTAGGaaaattgaaattattttatttacCTCACATTTACTTTCCTTATATGTTAAAATTCCAACTAATAGACAAGTCTTACCGGCCAACATAGCATAATCATGAGAAGGTTGGGCAGTTTGAGTTCTAGAAATACTATCGGTAGTAGATAAAGACTACTAATTAAAAAGCTCTATGAGTTGTTGATATTGAGCAACATAGATTGAAGGACTAGCAGTAGTGTCAAACTTGTTATCAGACACATTAAGTGACATTGCTGCCATTGTCTTATCACTTGCATTTTTAAAATTGTCTGGATAACCATGGATCTTGAAACATCTATCCATAGTGTGACCATTCGTGTTACAATACGAAAATAAATTCCTGCTTTCTTGCCACCATTAGACCCATTAGAGTTGAACAATTTTCCTGTACTACCAATATTTTGTTTCTGAAAACCAGAATTACCACTAGTGTTACCAACTCCTGGCTTAAAATTCCTCTTGTTATCAACCGTAAAGACAAGGGACTCGTTATGAACAATGTTCCGATACAACTCCTGATGCCTCTTTTCTTTCGAAAAAACTCCGAAAGCATGAGACAGATTAGGCAATATTTGTTGCATCAAGATATTACCTCTGATCGTAACAAATTTGTCATTCGATTTCATCATGAATTACAATAGCTCGTGACTATGTTGCATATGTAGAAGCTTTTAAGTGACATTACATGTACACTTATTGTAAGTGCAACAAGGCAATGGACTAATATCACTCATTGCGTCCCacgatattttaatttaagtGAAAAAAATCAGAAACACTCTTTGATCCTTGACGCAGATCAACCAATTGTTATCCGATGAAAAATAGTTGTGTCATGGACGTATATCCAAACCTATCCTCAAGATTACCCAGATCTCTCTTGCAATCTTAAAGAACAAAACACTTCTGGAAATAGAATCATCTAAATTGCAAAGTAGCCAATAACACACTAGGTCATTGCATATCTCCCAAACTTTTAAATCAGCAGAAGTCACAAGTGGCTTAACAACAGTTCCATCCATAAAATCGAGTTTATTTTTAGCTGAGAGACTTAACATAATTGTCCTTTTCCAAATACTATACATGTAATACACACTTGTGATGTAATACACACTTGAAGAATCCCGATTTGAGGAAATCAGAGGTCTGCTCCAAGGATTAGGACTACCGCTAGACACCATTATTACCGTTCTTTAACTAATTTTGattcaaaattgaaataaaaatagaTCGATTAACAAGTAGTTTGAGAGATCAATTGATAAAAGCAATAGATGATTTATCAAGTCCACACAATGAAACTACACAGATCGAGAGAAATGATACATGAATCTCGTGAACAGAGAGCTTAATCAAGTAAAAATAATAATACTCATTATATTTATATACGGGAATAATGTTTGTTGGGTTATCTTAGTAAACTTACATGATATTCAGGTGATTTTGTATAAAAAAGTATgatatttttgtaaatatatgTAATTTTTTATATTTACAATAACACTCtcatgtatttatatatataaaaaaattatctCATAAAACTTAGTTCAGGTAATCTCAGGAATATGATTTTTCACTAACCAAGTCAAACCGAGATTTTTGAGGCGAGgtaattcaaaatataaaattttatttttgaatttgtttAAGCTCTATCGAGCCGAACTCGAGATGCACAATCCAGAAGCTTAACTCGAACACAATTTTTTTAACTATCACATTTTAGTGTTCGAGTTGGATCTCAAGTTTGGAACGAGTTGAGCCTTTAACGAGGCGAGATTGAATTTATTCCAATTTATTCGTGAATAGTTCGGTTGGTGAACAATATTCTCTATACTCTATACAAATTTTTACCCATCCATTTAAGCAACTCTAACCTaaagtttttaatttttttcaatttcGTTTTCccaaatcaaataatatttatatttgagATTCCACTTTTCGAAAAACAAAATAATTGTGTGAGTTGGTGTTTAAAAAAAGATTCAAAGAAGTCAACCGAAAATTTGAAATCCAACAAAAAAAATCAACTTTACTTTACTTGCCACAAATAGCTTGCAGATCACAATTCACAAAGCATAACAGCAAGGCCCATCTACTTTTCAAAGAGAATCGGGCACAAATTGGCAAGTTAATGAAAACTGTAGTAAGAGGCTATCAGAAACTGCAAAAGAACATTGCAAAAGAACATTGATCATTCCAATTTTCAATCCAGCAGCTTATTATAGATTTATAACTTACATTTCTTGGCGAAATGTTTAAGTAACAAATAActtcatcaacatgcaatttCGTGGTCTAGTTTTTCTAAGTGATGATCGTTTACTCGACTTAAAATGCCATCAGAAAACGCCTGACAAGTCGATAATAATCATACAAAATTACCTACAAATGCCATCAGAATACGCCTGAAAAGTCGACAATAAGCATACAGAATTACCTACAAATGTCATCAGAATAACCATACCAGATCATATTCGATAAAAGGAGCTTCTTTTATAATTTCATTCAATACAAGGAACTAGTACAACGACACATTATACCAACATTTCACAAACATAATGTAGTAACAAAAGTTACATATTACTCATCAACTTTCCAATTCAAATTCTGAGCTTAGGTTCTTGATTTCATCATTTTTGCTAGCGCCATGGAGCTGTGGAGGAGTGTGAGACAGAGGAGATGAGCTTCCGCTGTTAAGTTCTGCACCTCTATCCTTTTCTTCTGCCTTAATATTGTTCTGCAGATTACAAATTAACACCACATTCACACATCACACGACACACATTCATATGGAGGGTTCATTAATTAACGCAAAGTATGAGATGGTTTCATCTCGTGTTGGCAACGAATGGATGTAATTAGTGGCGGATCTAGAAAGGCGCACAGAGTAACATTTTACTTGTTAATTTTAGTCGAAAAAAATCTACTTTAACAAAAATTCAATAGTCCAAGACCGTGATCTGTTCATTTACTACATTTGTGTCATCACTATTTGGTGGCGGATCTAGAAAGGCGCACAGAGTAACATTTTACTTGTTAATTTTAGTCGAAAAAAATCTATTTTAACAAAAATTCAATAGTCCAAGACCGTGATCTGTTCAATTTACTACATTTGTGTTATCACTATATCTTACCTTAGACTTGCCTTCCTTGATCTTTCTTTCATGTTCTTTTTCTCTTAGAGATCGAATCGGAGATACCTTTAACAATGACAAGATTGAACTACTCAGCCAGATGCAAATCGATTGAATTAAATATGTATaaaaatttttgaaattaaatttacCTCGGAGGAAGAAGTGATGATTTGATTCAAGCGGTAGAGCCTATCGACCTCGATTTCCAACAAATTTTGTACTTGACCTCTCTTAACAAGTTGATTCATATGCAAATCCATCGCGATTTCTCTATCGTGCAGCAGCTTCTCTGTATTCTCTTTATCTAATCTCATTCTCTCGAGCTTCTCTCGAATCGCGCTAAGCTCTTCAGCCAGTGAAGCATCGATTAGTGTTTCCACTTCCATTTCCGCCTTTTTGGCCTTGTTAGAATCAAGTGGGGGAATATTTTCTTTATTCGAGATATCGATGTCATTGTTGATTTTTGATGATAAAATGTCTATGCTCAAATTAAGCTGCTTAGTTTCTTCCTTTTGCTGCCGGTGGTTCTGATGATTCTTGGGCTTGAGCGGTGTTCGACCAGTTTTGGAGAGGATGCTACGGTTGGAATCCGGAGATTTATTCGAAGATTGAGAGGCTATTGCTATCATCTTCTTCTTAGATAaactctacagtgtgtgtgtgagagagagagagagatttaagaagttttGGGAGATGGGGAAAGCATGATGAGAGGAGGGGGGTTTGGTTGGATTTAAGTTTGAAATTTGAAACTACAAGGCGGAGCAACGGCTACTTTTGTTAATATTTATTTGGGTTttgttactccctccgtcccagcCATTTGTATACAAATGGTTTGGGCACAGAGGACaaaaacataataaaataatGTTGTTTTTGTTAAGATAGTGGGATGAGAGACAAAAAAAAGTGTAATTTAGTGAGAAAAAGTATAAAGTTGGTTAAAGTGCTGGGATAATtcaatatttaatgaataaagtgAGTGTAGTGGGAGAAAGTAGTGGGTGTAGTtgaattttatattataaattttttactatttttgataagtttgaaatgtatagaattgaatgAGACATCCAAAAATGGAACGTGTATAGAAATGAATGGGACAGAGGAGTACCTTACCACTTGTATGTAAACTACAAGTATTTTGAAAAAGATTCTTGTCTCATTTGCATACGGACAACTTTTTCATTTAGATCTGCAAACTTGAAGGTTCAGATGTCTTTTACTCTCTCTGCATTCTGCTTGCAATACCAAACATAAATATTATGTAATTGGCATATGAATTTTTACGGAATATGTAAGTTTAATGTGAATAAAATCATGGGCTCGCTTACTTTTATatatcattatttataattttttatttaggACACATATATTTGTCCACACACAAGGGTGAAGTCTTTTGAGAAAACAACCTCTTCATTTTTTGGAATAAGAATAATACTGCGTACGATATACTCTCCCAAGACACTAAACACTGCCAAACACGGTATTATTGGATACGATGATGATGAGACTCTCGTGTATTAATATAAAAATCTCACAAATAAGAAATATCAcgtgtgtttttgttttttttaaaaaattgcatatgaaaaacataaatattaaaagtttgaaAATCCTTACTTCATTAGTATTTTTTTAGTATATGAATTTCAATACCATGTATAATATAAACGCATTTTAAAACCTTAAATTTCATTACAAAAATTATATATCTTCATATTCAAGTTGAATGTGAAATTATAATATCAACTTTATCATTCAAAATCCTGGCCCAAAAAAGATTACTATCATTCAAAACTGACAAGACATGTATAACAAAATTAGcaacaaaaaaagaaaaagaaatgcATAACAGGCCGGCCCATCCTCAAAGCCCAACAGGGGCACGTAACTGGACCAACTTTCCGTTACTCTCTTCCTCAACCTCCAGAAACACAAAACAATCTTCACATCTTAAAAAAACTTCCCTCAGTAATTGTAATTTACACAAATATTTGGATCTCAATCTCATCCTCAACTTACAGTACGTATCTATAATTTTGTATACTTACATGTTTTTCTCGTGTGTATTTATTTACCATtttaacttcattttttttaattatgCAACTCTAATTTAGATCCATATTACATTCTTTTTTGTTATTATTactgtgattttcaaaatttttatctCTAATTCCTGTTAAATGCTGAGTTGTTATGTATGATCAGTGATGCTGCATTGCATGTTAGAAGCAGTTTTCGAATAATTTCTCAATTTCTAGTCCAGGCTGTTAAGTTTCCTTCTACCGATTTTCGGAGATTAATTCCCCCATTACTCGTATATAGTTCGATGGTTTTTTGGTTTCGTAGTGTAATTTGATTTAACTGCTTTAATTTGAATTCTGCTAATTGGATTATTAATGTTGATACTAAACCTAACTGATCGAAGTTCTTATGAGAATGTATAAATGTATTCTAATTTATGGAACAAACCGTGGAATTTGACAATATAGAATAGTTTGAGGATTTTCGAGAGATTAATCGGAGATTTTTAGAGTACTTGTTGGAaatgtttttaatattttttttgctTCTCCTACTTGGCGGTTAGATCGTTAGGGACGTAATTTGTGGGTGTTTTAGTTACTGTACTTGAGATTCTTATTGCTGTTGTTCAAGATAATCATACATAATACTGTATActcaatatttaatatatttacaCAATGTGATTCACTTTAACAGGTGATACAACTTAAAATCTAATGGAAAAGGATATTAAGAAGAAAAATAAGAGAAAGAAGAATAAGCAGGCTAAGAATGCAGAACCTACATCTGCTGCTCCTACTGTGGCATCAGTTTCCGCTAATCAGATGCCCAATGGTTCTGATCAGAAACAGCACACCAATGTCATTCAAGATGAACATGTGGCACTACCAAGTGCAACTTTGGACAGACATGGTGTAGCAGCTAGCGATGTAAGTCGTAATTTTGATCAAACTCCTCGATTTCTGCTACTATTGAACCTCATACTTTCGGTTGCACTATTGCGTTAGCCCATGCATGATGCTACAGTTCGATTGTTCCTAGTAAAAACAATCTTGCAGCCATAGTGTAATTTATTATATTCAGTATTCATGTACTGTTCCAAACTTAACTTTGGGTtctgtaatttattttatttatatgtatCATTTACCGTTGAAGATAAGAAGCTTTTCTGGGTGGACAAAGAACGCGAAATGTATAATAACTTATCATGGAACTAtcataatttttttcttttcgAATGATGCCTTGGTAACTTTGTTGGGTTTATACAGGCCAGCACAGAACAGGTCAAACAAGTACAAATGGAAAAAGAGGCATATGTGAATAAAGAGGTAAAGAACTAGAGTTAATTATATTGAAACATTTAAATGGATCTGAGTGGATTACACTGTGTTACAAGACATTGTAATCGTGTGTGTCAAGTTTATTCATCTTCTCATAATAACGTTTTTTGTTCTCAAGTAATGTGACATAGATTAGATACTGGATTCTTACATGTAATACTTATCCTTTGTATAACAATTTCCAGAATGACCTGGAGCTCGAGTTCTCAAAATTACGCAATGAAAAAGAATATTGGTTAAAGAAAGAGGTAATATGAGTCGTGTGATCGAGCTTTGTACTCAATACCTTTTCATCTACAACTTTATTTCTGGACTTTACAGGGCATCCTAGAAGAAAAGATAAAACAATTACAAATGGAAAAAGAAGAATACATTAAAAAAGAGGTAATTAAACCTACCTGAATTGGTATTACATATCTTTGTCGTAATCATTTTATTATACAAGGTTTCCGCTGTTCTGCGTAGAATATTGAATATATCTTAGAACTTATATGTTTAAATTTATTAAATAGTGATATCAACATTTCCTTCTTGTAATTTTCAGGCTGATTTTGGGCTTGTTATTTCCAAATTACAGACTGAAAAGGACTCTTGGCTTCACAGAGAGGTGATACTAAGTTTGTTTATTCTATATCTGGGAAAGTTTCTACTTTTAAAAAAACTGGTGTTTCTACCTTCtgttattttagaaaatattacTGTATCCTGCTGTTGATCTGACCTTATAATAGTTCTTCCTgtttttaaaatttctgagggTATGGTGTAGAATTATACCAAGTTTCTTCAATCATATTTTGAAGAGCGTTTACTTAAAAATATTAGTGTTTCTACTTCCGTCTGTTAGAGACTTACTCTTTCCTCACTGTTCCATCTGACCTCAAATTATCAACCGTTCTTAATATTAAAACTTCTGAGGTTATGGTTAGTGAGTTGATGACTTTATTTGCACCTTTTGACCTATGAAGTTTAGTATCTTTCTTTTCTGTAGAAATAATATTGAAAAGGTTTTTTCAAGAAATAGTTTATATTGTATTGTTTCATGAGTTAGTACTTTCATAAACAGAATACAATGCCCAATTGAAAACCGGTGAGCCCTTGGGAGGATATAAGATCTTGCTTCGGGGACCCAAAATCAGTTATTCTATTTATACTCTCTAAAATCCTTTACTCAATTAAGGAATTGTTATGCAGGCTGGGTACGAAGAGAAAATCAGTCAATTGGTAAATGAAGCATCTACCACGAGTTCAAAGGAGGTACTGTTTTTGTACTCCCCTGGTTCTATTCACTTACAAACACTTTGTTTTGATatctcaaaatcaactgatatTAATATATTTCAAATATTCCAAGAGAAATTTATCTTGATGTTGAGCCCTTTGGGACCCAATTGTAAATTGGAATTTTTATATGGTATAGAGTATCGAAGCTTCTAATATATTTTCAAAGAGAAGTGTCTCAAGTAAACTAGGAAGCACCGACACTGATACGGCGACACCGGACACGGGACACGGGGATTCGTCAATTATCAAAGTGTCCTGTATACGGGACACGGCAAAAAAAagttataaaaatataaaaaatatttttatatgtgttatatatatatagatgtatgtatatatttgattgtatatatatagGGTTATAAAAGATGAAGAGGGGAGGTTATAAAAGACAGAGAGACACAAAATTAGGAGTAATATAAGATGGTTTGGGCTTAAGGCTTTTAAAAAAAGATGTTGGGCTTTTTTAAGATGATTTTGGGCTTTTCTATATGGGCTGAGTCGGTGGGCCGTGTCGGTCGCGTGTCGAACCCGTGTCGGTCGCGTATCGGTTGCCTTTTTCTGTCGACACGCCATGTGGCGTGTCGGACACGTATTCAGCCGTGTTGGTGCCGTGTCGCCGTGTTGGCCGTGTCCGACACGCATACGGCATCCTTTTTGGAGTGTCGGTGCTTCCTAGCAAGTAAATCAAGATTATGAAAGTCGAGTTTTAGAAGGCCTTAGTTTAACTTGTATCTGTGTATCGTACATGTATCTGTTTTCAATTTTTCTGTACGTTGCTAGTATTCTGTTCAGTCATTTCCACGAACTTGTAAGTCAGCTTTAACAAACTAATCTCTGATATGTATGATCCACAGGTTTTTTTAGAAGAAAAAATCAAACAGCTGGAGACAGAGAGAGAATCTTGGGCTCAGAAGGAGGTTTGATTTCTTTTCCTGCCGCTAATAATTTGTTTCCTTACGAAACACTTATCtctttaaaaaaaattgtgatatgatttttttatgttttatttttatAGTCATACCTGCAAGCTTGTCATATTGTTGGTCCAAACACGAGATGTGAATTGCTTAGTTCTTAGTAGTTTTATACTTTTATCGTGTTATATCTAGTTTGGTTAGCAGGGTAACATTTTGGAGTTAGTTTTATTGACATTTCACTTTAGCGTTTTGTTATACTTAACGCAATAGTTAGCCATCTCATGCTTTTCATCTATTTAGTTTTCATTTCGAGTTCATTAGAAAAGAGGAGGTTGTAGTCAAGCTTGCTATGTCTTTTTTCATTACTTTAGTGGTTCGGAAATTTGTAGGACATCACTGTAAGTGATAAAAAAACTAATTGCTTGTTTGGTTAGCAGTAGGAAGTTATTTACTATTAGAAGTTGCATTACCTATGGAAATTAGAATATCTAGGAAGTACGGAATTTTGTTTGGTTGTCATATGGGTATTCACTCTTGGAGCGTGCAAGTTACATAGGTGAAGGTGGGTGAGTAACTTCTCATGTTTAAGGGGAATTCAAACTTCCAAGGAAGTTTTTTCCTTAATTTTGTAAACCAAACAACTCCAACAAACGACACTTCCTAAGTTTTCAAGTTCCTGGGTATTTTATTGTCAACCAAAAAACCACCAAGGCATGTCGGTCACTGCGTAAGTGCTTATACTATATAATTCTTGATTCTGCTTCTATTTACTGAGTTATTTATCTGCTAATACCTCTGTCCGGTTGTATATGAGCTAGTTGTTATCTGTCCCTACATTAAGGTGCAGAAAAAGTGATGGCATATTATATTTATGTTTCAATTGTCGAATCAAAATCTTGACGTTCAAATTGATCGACAAACAAAATACGAAAAATGTAATAAACAagtaattatttcttttattttctttaaaattgtGAATGTCTCTTAAAAATTGGGACTGAGGGAAGGAGTACTATATAGATAAAATAAAATTGCATCAACAAATAAACAAAGTTGCACTTTAGCAACAAAATCTATTCTTTGGGAAATTTCTTCCCTTTCGGTAAAACACTAAGCATGCAAACATTTTTTTGATTGCCAGATTTTTGTTTCCATAAGTGAAAACAAGAAGACTTAAAAATTAAATTTAGAGTCACGAACCACTCGGATCATTTAGATTCCATATCCATTGTCTTCTGCATCTAACACATGTCTAGCATATTAACATGACAGTTTCTAGTCTCACAAGTTTGTTTTTCCCAACTCTAGCAATtctttttttaatatataaagaTCTTTAATATGATTATCCACTAGTTAGGACTTAGGACATTGAATTTGGTACCTGATTTTGGCAGATTACTTTAGATTTTGGTGCCAGTATATCTGTATACATGTTCATATCTATCACTATTATCCTGGCTTATCTCGCGTTTTAGAAATAAATATTTAGTTTCAGGAAAAAATGTAAACATGTACTCCTTCCATGTTTTGATTAGTCTGACAAAATTTTGACTGATAAccaaattttttttattaattatatgaAATACTAAAAAATACATTCTAAACTGGAttaaatatattttctaataatgtaggtttaatttttttttaattataaaatatatgtaATTTACGGTCAAAATCTGGTACCACAGAACTAATTAAAACAGCACACATAAAATGGATGGAGGGAGTACTTATCAAGCCCCATCTACA from Apium graveolens cultivar Ventura chromosome 5, ASM990537v1, whole genome shotgun sequence includes the following:
- the LOC141723318 gene encoding uncharacterized protein LOC141723318 encodes the protein MIAIASQSSNKSPDSNRSILSKTGRTPLKPKNHQNHRQQKEETKQLNLSIDILSSKINNDIDISNKENIPPLDSNKAKKAEMEVETLIDASLAEELSAIREKLERMRLDKENTEKLLHDREIAMDLHMNQLVKRGQVQNLLEIEVDRLYRLNQIITSSSEVSPIRSLREKEHERKIKEGKSKNNIKAEEKDRGAELNSGSSSPLSHTPPQLHGASKNDEIKNLSSEFELES